The following is a genomic window from Flavobacterium sp..
TGAAGCAGAAATCAAAAGATTAGCGATCAGAGCTCGTGATGGACAAATTACAGTCGATGAAATGACAGGTGGAACATTCACAATTTCAAATGGTGGTGTTTTCGGAAGTATGTTATCAACACCAATTATAAATCCTCCACAATCTGGTATTTTAGGAATGCATAATGTGGTAGAAAGAGCTATCGTTAAAAACGGTCAAATCGTAATTGCGCCAGTTATGTACGTTGCCTTATCATACGACCACAGAATCATCGACGGACGTGAGTCAGTTGGGTTCTTAGTAGCAGTGAAAGAAGCATTAGAAAATCCAGCAGAATTATTAATGGGCGGAAATGTGAAAAAAGCGTTAGAATTGTAATTAGTCAAATAACCTACAAGGTCTAAAAGCTTTGTAGGTTATTTAATATTATAGAATTATATATTTACTATGAACATTCACTAAAAATTTTACAATTTGGCGAATATTCATTAATAGTGAATTTTTTATTTGGCATCGTATTTGTATGTAAAAAATAGTTATATTTACACACTATATTAGTTTCGCATGAAAAAAAAATACTTTTATACTATTTTTATTTTAACTCTTTTGTTCTCTTTCAAGCTGCAAGCACAAGAGAGCAAATTTTCTAGTGCAACAAAAACGCAAGAACCTACTATTGAAGGACTTACTATTTATCCAAACCCAACGAACTCTGGTAAAATTTTTATTACTACTAAATCTTCTTTAGACAAAAAAGTAGAAATTTTTAATGTTTTAGGGAAAAGGGTTCTTGAATCAGTTACTACCTCAAAAGAAGTAAATGTAAGTCATTTAGAAGCCGGTGTTTACATCATTAAAATTAAAGAAGGAGAAGCTTCTGCTACTAGAAAACTAATTATCAATTAGTTAATTAAATTCATATCTATTATTTAATTTTAAGTTAACAACTAAATAATAGCATAAAACTTAAAAACTAATTATCTTTGTACCATAATTTAACTTTATAAAAATGAAAAAACTTTACACTTTATTATTAATAGCAGTAAGTACTTTGTCTTTTGGGCAGATACTTTCTGAAGATTTTAATTACGCAGACGGCGCTCTTCTTACAGCAAACGGATGGACTGCTTTTAGTGGAGCAGGTACCAATGCTTTAGATGTTGGTACATCAAACGGTTTAACTTATACTGGATACTCAGGCACCACTGGTATAACTGGCGCAGTTGTTGGAAACGCTGCAAGATTAGATAATACTGGAGAAGATGCCCAAAAAACATTCACTGCAGTAACATCAGGAAGTTTATACTATTCATTTCTAATTAATGTTACAGATGGAACAGCAGGATACTTTGCTGGTTTAAATACAACAGGTAGTACTTTTGGAAATAGACTTTGGGTTAAACCATCAACTACAGTTGGAAAAGTAAACTTTGGAATGTCAAATACTGGAACAGGAACCTATGGCACTACAGATTTTGATATTAATACTACCTATTTAATTATTGTTAAATATGATGTTACAGCCTCAGGTGCAGCTAGTATGTGGGTAAAACAAGCAGGTGTTCCTGCTAATGAAATTGGCGCAGGCACACCAGAAGTTACAACAACTGGTTCAGGTTCTGCTACAATATCTGGTTTCTTTTTAAGACAACCTGCAACAGCACAAAACATTACAATTGACGGTATCAGAATTTATTCTACTTGGTTTGGCGCTACACCTTGTGCCTTAGCATTAGCAGCAGAAACAACAACTTGTGATGCTATTACATTAAACATTGATACCTATAGTGTTTCTATCCCATTTACAGGTGGAGGTACAGGATCTTATACTTTAGTAGCTTCAACTGGGACAGTTGGTGGTGATAATCCATCTACCACAGCTACTGGAACTATCACAATTAGTAATATTCCAGAAGGAACAAATGTAACATTATCTGTTACTGGAGCTTGTACACTATCTAAAACTATTACATCACCAGAATGTAAACCTATAAATACTTTACCATTGAACGAATCTTTTCCATATACTGTAGGAAATTCTTTAAATGCTGAACAAAAATGGACTATTGTTAATACAGGTGATAATATTTTAATTGAAGCTGGAAATTTATCTTACACAGGTATTACTCCTTCTGGAAATTCTGTGTCATTTATTGGAACAGGAGCTGAATCTAGAACTCCGTTTACAGACACAACAAGTGGAACAATTTACGCTTCATTTTTAGCAAAAGTAACTGATATTTCTGGAATCACTGTTGACTTAACTAGTAACTATTCTGCTTTATTTACAACTAATTCAGGTGTTTCTACAAATGCAAGAGTTTGGATGAGAAAAAATGGAACGCAATACCAATATGGACTTGGAACAGCTGCTTCACCAACTGATTGGGATACTAATTTATATGATACAAATACTACGCAGTATTTAGTATTAGGTTATAATTTTACTACTAATTCATTGTCGTTATTTGTTAATCCAACAATAGGCGGTTCAAATGTTGCTCCAACAGTTAGTGTTACCATGGCTGCTCCATTAACAAGTATAAGTGGATTTATGTTAAGACAAGAAGCTGCAAATACTACACCAGGTATGACAATTGACGAATTAACAATCGACACAACTCCAAACTTTACTTTATCTTCATCATCATTTGACAACATCAATGGTTTAACAATGTATCCAAACCCAGTATCTGGAGGCACATTAAACTTTACTTCTGCAGCTAATGCAGCTATGTCTGTTCAAATATTTGATTTATTAGGCAAAGAAGTTTTAAAATCTAATGTAGTAAACAACACTGTAAACGTGGCTAAATTAACAGCTGGTGTTTATGTAATTAAAATTACAGAAGAAGGTAAAACAGCTACTAGAAAATTAGTTATTAAGTAATTAATTTTAAATTATATTAAAAGCATCAACGAAAGTTGGTGCTTTTTTATTTAAGACCATTTTGTTTGCTATTTTTGTACCATGATTTCACAAGAAGATATTTTCCAAATTAACTCGAAAAAAGAATTTGAAAAAATTACTTTAAAAGTATTTCGTCATCAGTACGATACTAATTTGGTGTACCAACAATTTTGTAACTTCTTGAAGAAAGACAAAAACAATGTGAAATCAATAACTGAAATTCCATTTTTACCCATTCAGTTTTTTAAAAGTCATAACGTTTTAAGTTCTTCTGAAACAATTCAGCAAACGTTTACAAGTAGCGGCACCACCCGAATGCAAACCAGTAAACATTTAGTTACCGATGTAAGTTGGTACGAAATGAGTTACCGTTTAGGCTTTTCAGAATTCTATGGAAACATTGAAGATTATTGTGTTTTAGCCTTACTTCCCTCCTATTTAGAGCGCGATGGTTCTTCGTTGATATATATGGTAGAAGATTTAATTCAAAGTAGTAATCACGAAGATTCTGGATTTTATTTAAACAACTACGATGAATTAATTTCTAAATTGATTGAATTGGATAATTTAGGTCAGAATGTGATTTTAATTGGAGTTACATATGCTTTGTTAGATTTAATTGAGAAGCAAAAATTCAAATTAAAAAACACTATCATCATGGAAACGGGTGGTATGAAAGGCAAACGAAAAGAAATGATTCGTGAAGAATTACACACTATTTTACGCGAAGGATTTGGCGTTTCTAAAATCCATTCCGAATATGGCATGACGGAATTACTTTCGCAAGCGTATTCTCTTGGCGATGGCGTTTTTGAATGTCCGCCATGGATGCAAATTCTAATTCGTGATACGGAAGATGCACTAACATGCGTTTCCGAAGGAAAAACGGGCGGAATTAACGTGATTGATTTAGCTAATATCAATTCGTGCTCCTTTATTGCTACGCAAGATTTGGGCAAAAAAAATCCCAACCATTCGTTTGAAGTGTTGGGACGTTTTGATCATTCTGATATTCGTGGTTGTAATTTGATGGTTATTTAACCTTAATTACATAATAATTTTTCTTTCCTTTTTGTAATAATAAGAATTGATTGTTGATTAAATCTTCTTTCGTGATGATTTTATCTTCTCCTACTTTCTCTTTATTCAAAGAAATCGAGTTTTGTTTCAATTCTCTACGCGCATCACTATTAGAAGCTAAGAAATTTGTTTTTGCTGCTAATGCGGCAATCATATCTATACCTGCGTTCAAATCTTCCATCGAAATTTCTGCTTGAGGAACACCATCAAACACTTCTAAAAACGTTTTTTCATCTAACTTTTTCAACTCATCCATTGACGGACTAAAAAAAGCATTTGAAGCAGCAATTGCATTTTCTAAATCTGCTGCAGAATGTACCATAACCGTAATTTCTTCTGCCAAACGTTTTTGTAATGCTCTTAAATGAGGCGCTTCGTTGTGTTCAGCAATTAATTTTTCAATCGTTTCTTTATCTAGGAACGTGAAAATTTTAATATACTTTTCAGCATCTACATCAGTAGAATTTAACCAAAATTGATAAAATTTATAAACCGAAGTTTTGTCAGCATCTAACCAAACATTACCACCTTCCGATTTACCAAATTTAGAACCGTCAGCTTTTGTAATTAATGGGGTTGTTAACGCGAATGCTTTTGATTTCTCCTCGTTACCAACATTCATTCTTCTTACCAATTCTGTACCCGTAGTAATGTTACCCCATTGGTCACTTCCACCCATTTGAAGTAAACAATTATGGTGTTTATTCAAATGATAAAAATCGTAGCCCTGAATTAATTGATAGGTAAATTCGGTAAAACTCATTCCTTCAGCCCCTTCTTCTCCGCTTAAACGCTTTTTTACAGAATCTTTAGACATCATGTAGTTAACGGTAATACGTTTTCCAATATCACGTGCAAAATCAATGAATGAAAAATCTTTCATCCAATCGTAATTATTTACTAGAATTGGTGCATTTTCATCTTTCTCATCAAAATCTAAAAAGCGAGATAAAACTCTCTTAATTCCCTCTACATTATGATTCAAAGTAGCTTCATCTAACAAATTTCTTTCATTAGATTTTCCAGAAGGATCACCAATCATTCCAGTTGCTCCACCCACAAGCGCAATGGCTTTATGGCCCGATTTTCTCAAGTGCATTAATAAAATAATTTGCACTAAACTTCCAATATGTAAAGAGTCTGCCGTTGGATCAAAACCAATATAAGCTGTAGTAGCTTCTTTTAGTAATTGCTCTTCTGTTCCAGGCATCATATCATGAAACAAACCTCTCCAACGTAATTCTTCTACTAAATTCTTCATTTTGCGATTTAATTTTGGCAAAGATAACTTTTAGTTTAAAAGTTTAAAAGTTTGAAGGTTTAAAAGTTAGTCCGTTTTTAAAAGATTTGCTATTTTTACGTCATGATTTTAGTCACAGGAGCAACAGGTTTAGTAGGTTCGCATTTGTTAGTGCAACTTCTTCAAGAAAATGAGGCAGTAAAAGCGCTATTTCGTTCTGAAAAACAAATTGAAAAGACAAAGAATGTATTTTCTTTTCATAATCAATTAGAGCTTTTTGATAAAATTAATTGGGTAAAAGGTGATATTACCGATATTCCGTCGTTAGAAATTGCTTTTGAAAAGGTTACACATGTATATCATTGCGCTGCTTTGATTTCGTTTGATCCTAGGGACGAAGACGAGCTTAGAAAAATCAATATTGAAGGAACTGCCAACATTGTAAATTGTTGCATTGATTTTGGCATCAAAAAACTTTGTCATGTAAGTTCGATTGCCGCTTTAGGAAACCCAAAAGAACACGAAACTACTATCACAGAAGAAACCGAATGGAATCCTGAAGAATTGCATAGTGATTACGCCATTACGAAATATGGTGCCGAAATGGAAGTATTTCGCGGCCATCAAGAAGGCTTAGAAGTGGTAATTGTGAATCCGGGTGTGATTTTTGGTTACGGTTTTCCAAAAAGAGGTAGCGATGTAATTATTCAATCTGTTAGGAGAGGAACTTCATTTTACACTAAGGGCTTTGTTGGAATTGTTTTTGTAGATGACGTAACCAAATGCATGATGCAACTTATGAAAAGTGACATCAATGGAGAACGTTTTACACTTGTTGGTGAAAATATAGAAGTTAAAAAACTGCTTAAATTTATTGCTAAAGAAATAAACGTAAAAAGTCCTTCTATAAATGCCACGAAGTCAATGACATCAATTGCTTGGCGATTAGATTGGTTAATTTCAAAAATTGCGAATCGCAAAAGGAAAATAACTCGAAATACAGCTGCCGCATTGCATGAAACTTTAATTTACGATACTTCAAAAATTAAATCGGAATTCGAATTTGAATTTCAAGAAAAAGAAGAGTATTTAAAAACTATTCTGAAACACTAAAGCTTTTTTTTACATCATCTGATGCATTTGTTGCTTTAGTTGTATCATTCATTTTCTTTTGTTCTAAATCTAATCTTTCAATTACTTTTTTATAGATTTTTTTATATTTTCTTGAATCTGAAGCATAATAGCGTTGATTTTGACTGTAGGTTATACTGTCAATTTTATACTTTTTAAAAACATACTGATTAGCATTAATATTCGCCTCTGCTAATTTATAAGGCATATTACCATCCGCTGCTTGTAAAATTGCAATATCAAAAATAATATCAACCATTACTTCCTCATCCAATAAATTTTCGGGTTTGGGTGCTGGATTCTTAGAACAAGAAAACAACAATAAGCTTACAAATAAAAATAGCAGTGGTTTCATTATAAATTTCTTTCAAATAATAATCGTTGGCCTACTTTAGTGTCTTTTACTTTACCATTTTGATAAACTAATTTCCCATTTACAAAAGTATGTGTCACGCGCGATTTAAAGTTATATCCCTCAAACGGAGACCAGCCACATTTTGCAATAATATTTTCTTTTTTAACATTCCACGGTAAATATGCATTTACAATTGCTATATCAGCATAATAACCTTCTCGAATGAATCCTCTTTTTTCAATTTGAAAAATTTTAGCTGGATTGTGACACATTTTTTCAACAATCTTTTCTACCGAAATTTTTCCTTGATGATGCGCTTCAAACATAGCTACAACAGCATGTTGAACTAAAGGACCACCAGAAGGACAGGTTAAATATGGATTGCTTTTTTCTTCAAGCGTATGAGGTGCATGATCTGTTGCTATTACATCAATTCTATCATCTAATAAAGCTTTCCATAATGCATCTTTATCTGCTTGAGATTTTACAGCTGGATTCCATTTAATCAAGGAGCCTTTTATTTCATAATCAGCATCTGTAAACCATAAATGATGAATACATACTTCCGCTGTAATTTGCTTTTGTTCTAATGGAATTTTATTGGTAAATAAATCTAATTCTTTTGCTGTAGATATATGGAATACATGAAGTCTAGCTCCTGTTTTTTTTGCTAAAGCAATTATTCTTTCTGTAGACACATAACAAGCTTCAACACTACGTATTTCTGGGTGTTTATCAACTGGAATATCTTCCCCAAAAACTTCTTTAAACTTTGCTAAATTATTTTTAACTATAGTTTCATCTTCGCTGTGAACAGCAATTAACAACTTAGTACTTGTAAATATCTTTTCTAATGAAGCTGAACTATCAACAAGCATATCGCCAGTAGACGATCCTAAAAAAAGTTTTAATCCAGCTACATTTCTAGGATTTGTCTTTAATATTTCTTCTAAATTATCATTAGTACCTCCCATCATAAATGAATAATTCGCATACGATGTTTTAGCGGCAATTTGATATTTATCTTCTAAAAGTTCTTGCGTAACAGCATTAGGAACTGTATTTGGTTGCTCAATAAACGAAGTTATTCCACCAGCTACAGCAGCTTTACTTTCAGATTCGATAGTTCCTTTATGAGTAAGACCAGGTTCTCTAAAATGCACTTGGTCATCAATAGCGCCAGGAATTACATAACTTCCTTCGGCATCAATAATAACACAGTCAGATGATTTTACACTAATTTTTTCTGCAATTTCTTTAATGAATTCATTTTCAATTAATATATCCCCATCAAAAACAACACCCTCATTTACAATTTTGGCATTTCTAATTAAATATGTATTGGCACTCATTATAATCTATTAAATATTTTACGTAGTCTCAACATTATTACTCCAACAACGGCTTCACGAATAATTCCACCGCTCATTTTTGATTGTCCTTTTGTTCTATCTGTAAAAATGATAGGAACCTCAACAATAATGAATTTATTTACAAAGGCACGATATTTCATTTCTATTTGAAACGCATACCCCACAAATTTTATTTTATCTAGATTAATTTTTTCTAATACAGTTCTTCTGTAACATTTAAAACCTGCTGTTGCATCCGCAATTTTCATTCCAGTTATCATTCTCACATAAACTGAAGCAAAATAAGATAACAGAACTCGACTTAAAGGCCAGTTTACAACATTGACGCCATTTGAATATCGAGAACCGATAGCAACATCCGCACCATTTTCACAAGCTGCTAACAACTTTTCCAAATCATTCGGATTGTGTGAAAAATCGGCATCCATTTCAAAGATATAATCATATTCATGAGAAAGCGCCCATTTAAAACCTGCTACGTATGCCGTTCCTAATCCTGATTTTTTCATTCGAATCTTCAAATGCAACTGCGAAGGAAATTTTTGCTGCATCTCTTTTACTTTTGCTGCCGTTCCGTCAGGAGAATTATCATCCACTATTAAAACATCAAAAGGCGTTTTTAAAGCAAAAACTGCTTTTATAATCGCTTCAATATTTTCAATTTCGTTAAAAGTTGGAATTATAACAATACCCTGAGCCATAAAAAAATCTTCTATTTAACTGCAAAAATAAACTATTTCTTGTAGACAATTCTTAATAATTTTATAATAATGAAAATGACACTATTTTTTGTAAATTTGCGCTGATATGTTAGCAATTCAATTACACGACCGAATTATTGAAAGCAAAGATTGGGCCACCATTTTGTTTATGGTTTGCTTGGCTATCATTGCAGTTAACAAAACCATATCTTCAGTACGTTTTAACGAATTTGTTCGCTTGGCTTATTCCGATAAATACACAAAAATTTACAGAGACAGTAGTAATCTAATGAGTGGGTTTACCATTTCAATGTTTGTCTTGCAATTGATTTCATTTTCTTTTTTCACTTTGTTGGTATTGAACCAATTTAATAAAGCTGAAAAAACAGACTTAATTGTTTACATCCAAATCTTAACATTTTTAAGTGTTTTTATTCTTTCTAAATATTTAATAGAAAAAATAATTTCAACTGCCTTCAAAATTGAAGAATTTAGTGAACAATTCAATTTACTTAAGGTGAATTATAGAGCATATTTTGGATTTATTTTGTTACCTGTGAATATCATTTTGTATTATAATTCTTTAAATTCAAACTGGTTCTTTTGGGCTTTATTAATTACCTTAATCAGCATAAACATAATTACTTACTTAGTTGTTTTGAAATTGTATCAAAATTTATTATTACGTAAAATATTTTATTTTATTTTATATCTTTGCACCCTTGAAATAGCACCTTACTATTTCATTTATAATTGGTTTACAAAAAATTAGAGAGAAATTATGTCAAATTTGAAAGTGAAAACAATATTAGTTTCACAACCAGAACCTAAAGTAGAAAATTCTCCTTATTTTGAGCTTCAAAATAAATTGAAAGTTAAAATTGACTTCCGCCCTTTTATTCACGTAGAAGGAGTTTCTGCCAAAGAAGTTCGCGCCCAAAAAATTGATTTAAACAACTTCACTGCTATTATATTAACAAGTCGCAATTCAGTTGACCACTTTTTTAGAGTGGCGGAAGAAATGCGTTATAAAATACCTGAAGATTTAAAATATTTTTGCCAATCTGAAGCAGTAGCTTTCTATTTACAACGGTATGTAGTATATAGAAAAAGAAAAATATATGTTGGCCAGAAAGATTTTGTTGACATGTCAACTTTGATAAAAAAGTATAAAGATGAAAAATTCTTATTACCTTCTTCAGACCAATTAAACGCTGACATTCCTCAAACACTTGACGGATTAAAAGTAGATTGGACGCAAGGAACATTTTACAAAACCGTAATGAGTGATTTAACGGATTTAAAAGATGTATATTACGATATTTTAGCGTTTTTTAGCCCTACAGGGATTAAATCCTTGTTTAAAAACTTCCCTAATTTTCAACAAAACAATACGCGTATTGCAGTTTTTGGAAGTACCACTCAAAAAGAAGCTTTAGAACATGGTTTACGAATAGATATTATGGCACCTAGCCCAGGAACTCCCTCTATGACTGGAGCTTTAGAAAAATACGTAGCAGAAGCTAACAAAGGAAAATAAAAACCAATTTTTTATTTTGGTTTTATTAGTTAACGATTAAAATAAAGATTGCAGTTTAAAAATGCAATCTTTATTTTAATCGTTAACTAAACTACTTTTATTTAAAAAGATATTTCATTCCAAATAAAACATTTCCTTTTGGCATGGGTACCATACCGGCTTCAACATATTCAGTATTGAAAATATTTTGAATTAACATATTAATTTCAATATTTTTAGTTCTGAATGTTGTATTCAAATCATAAACATTATAAGAAATTCTTGAGGTTCTCTCAGCATATCGGTATGAAATATTTTGACTAAATCCTTTAAACAACTTGATGTCATAATTAAAAACAACTTGATGGCGCAAAGAATTTATGCCGTTTTTTGAAATTAAATCCGTGTTGATATTGTCATCAATATAAGTATAACCTAAGTTCAGCTGATTTTTAATTTTACCTAATGAAAAATTATACTTCAACGAAGATTCGAAACCTTTTGTTTCAACATCAATATTAACAGGTCTCCATAAATCATCAGGAGTTGCTCTTCTGTAATCAATGAAATTTTCTGTGTTTCTATTAAAAAACGCCACATTAAAATCAACTTTATTTGCATGATATTTGAATCCTAATTCTTGAGCAAAGGCTCTTTCTGCTTCTAAATTTGGATTCCCTTGAGTTTCTAAATCACTATAATTTAAATCGGTATAAGTAGGAACTCTATATGTATATCCAACGTTACTGTAAAGTCGAATTCTATCCGATAATTTCACTCCTAAATCAATACCTGGAAAAGCTCTGTTATCAAAATCTGAGAAATACGAAACTGCAACACCTGGAGTAATATCTACTATTTTATCAAACAATTCAAAACGATGTTCTAAGAATAAAGTGGCAATTTCTCTTTCGGCATCTCCTAAGTTATTACTTTGAATCATATATTTTGAAAATTCAAGACCAAAACCAGTGATACCTATTTTAGATTCGTAAGAACCATTAAATTCTCCAGCAATTTTATTTGTGATATGTAAATTTCTGTAAACTGAAGGATTTGTTCTTATGAAAATATATTCGTCTTGGTTTCTTCTCCAATAAACTCTTGGTTTAAAAGTAAAATTCCCCCTTTTTACTTCTGTCGAAAGTCCAATCAAACTTGCTTGCGTAACTTCATATGGAAGTGCAAAATCCTTAGTAACACCATAAAAATTTTGAGCTCCAAATTTTCTCTCAGAAAAAGCTGAAATTAAATTAATAGGTAGTTTAGATTTATTGAATTTACTTCTCAATACATAATTTGTATTATCAAAATCAGTGTTTTTTCTATAACCATCTGAAGACTGCTTAGAAAAGTGAACCACATGATTACTGTCTTCTAAGTTAACAGTACCTGTAACTTCAGCAATAAATTGACCAAATGAACCTCCTTGAATCTTAGCAATGATTGAGTTCTCCAAATTATCGTTAGTTACGATATTAATGGCACCCGTAAAAGCATTTTGTCCAAAAATACGGGCTGCTGGACCTTTTATCACTTCAATCCTTTTGATCACTTCAATAGGTAATGCCAAATTCATGGTATGATGACCTGTTTGTGGATCGTCAACTTTAATGCCATCAATTAAAAGTAACGTTTGATCAAAACCACCACCTCTGATGTATAAATCGGCCTGCATTCCATTTACACCTTGTCGTCTAACATCAACCCCTGCGAGCTGTTGCAATGCATCGGCTACATTTGTAATTCCAAGTTTTTTTATATCTTCTGCAGTAACAATTTGAATGGTTCTTGAATTTTCTTTAAAAGGTAAATCAATTCGAGAAGAAGTAACCACAACTTCTTTTAGCGAATCGGTTTTCAATTCTGTTTCTTGTGCGTTTCCAAGTATAGAACCAAAAAGCATAACAGATAAAAAGTATTTATTTTTCATTTGAAGTTTATTTTAAAACGGTGCAAAAGTCGTAACTTTCCGGACGATTAATATAGTCCAGTTTTAAAATGAAAGATAGTCCGGTAAATTCATTGCTTAAAGAATTTATTCAATTTGAAAAACGCAGCAGCACTTCGGTTTACATCCAAATATCTCAGCAAATAATAAATGCTATACAACGCGGCTATTTAACTTCTGGAACTGCTTTACCTGGTACAAGGATTTTTGGCCAACTACTACAAATTCATAGAAACACAGCCGTTGCAGTTTATGAAGAATTAGCAGCGCAAGGTTGGGTTGAAATAATCGCCAATAAAGGAACTTTTATTTTAGTACCGGAACAAAAAACCGCCTCCATTAAAGCATCTTCAAACCAAATTGACGCAATCAATACCTATTCTAAAACAACTGGATTTCCGTTTCAAACCTCATTTCATTTGTCATCAACTCAAGAAATGTCGGAGGCAAAATTTAATATAAATGATGGTCAGCCTGATTTAAGACTACATCCCATTCATGAGTTTTCAAAATGGTTTAGTGCTTCCATGAAACGCAAAACATTGCTTTCAAAATGGAGTCAAACATCTAAAATTAAAAATTCAGTCTTTGAAAATCAGTTGTGTAATTATTTAAATGCAACTCGTGGTTTTTATATTCAACCTACTAATTTAATTAGCACCCGAAGTACAGAAATGAGTTTATATATTATTTCTCAACTATTAATTCGGAAGAAAGATTTAGTTTTAGTAGGACACTTAAGCAATTATGCTGCGAATATGATTTTTCAAGAATCTGGAGCATCTATTCAAACTATTCCGGTAGATGAATATGGCTTAGATATTGATTACATAAGAACTCATTATACAAAAGGAACTATTCGATGTGTTTACATTTGTACAAATCGAGATTATCCAACTACGGCATCATTATCTGTAGAACGTCGTTTAAAATTATTAGAACTTGCTAAACTTTATCAATTTGCGATAATTGAAGATGATTATGATTATGATTTTCAATTTGAAGGTTCGGCTATGCTCCCCATGGCAAGTTCAGATGCAAATGGTTTGGTCATTTATCTAGGTAAATTAGGTCAATCTTTATTCCCAAGTTTTCAAGTTGGATTTGTTGTAGCGCAAGAAAATTTGATAGTAGAAGCAAAAAATTACTTGCAAATGTTAGATCGCCAAGGTGATTTAATTCAAGAACAAATGCTTTCTGAATTAATTTCGGAAGGAGAAATTCATCGTTTACTAAAAAAGAATGTTGTAATCTATAAGCAAAGACGAGATTATACATGTGAATGTTTCAAACGTCATTTTAAAGAAACTGTCCGATTTAAAAAGCCAACGGGAGGATTAGCCATTTGGGTTGAATTTCAACCATCAATATCAT
Proteins encoded in this region:
- a CDS encoding T9SS type A sorting domain-containing protein, whose product is MKKKYFYTIFILTLLFSFKLQAQESKFSSATKTQEPTIEGLTIYPNPTNSGKIFITTKSSLDKKVEIFNVLGKRVLESVTTSKEVNVSHLEAGVYIIKIKEGEASATRKLIIN
- a CDS encoding T9SS type A sorting domain-containing protein; translation: MKKLYTLLLIAVSTLSFGQILSEDFNYADGALLTANGWTAFSGAGTNALDVGTSNGLTYTGYSGTTGITGAVVGNAARLDNTGEDAQKTFTAVTSGSLYYSFLINVTDGTAGYFAGLNTTGSTFGNRLWVKPSTTVGKVNFGMSNTGTGTYGTTDFDINTTYLIIVKYDVTASGAASMWVKQAGVPANEIGAGTPEVTTTGSGSATISGFFLRQPATAQNITIDGIRIYSTWFGATPCALALAAETTTCDAITLNIDTYSVSIPFTGGGTGSYTLVASTGTVGGDNPSTTATGTITISNIPEGTNVTLSVTGACTLSKTITSPECKPINTLPLNESFPYTVGNSLNAEQKWTIVNTGDNILIEAGNLSYTGITPSGNSVSFIGTGAESRTPFTDTTSGTIYASFLAKVTDISGITVDLTSNYSALFTTNSGVSTNARVWMRKNGTQYQYGLGTAASPTDWDTNLYDTNTTQYLVLGYNFTTNSLSLFVNPTIGGSNVAPTVSVTMAAPLTSISGFMLRQEAANTTPGMTIDELTIDTTPNFTLSSSSFDNINGLTMYPNPVSGGTLNFTSAANAAMSVQIFDLLGKEVLKSNVVNNTVNVAKLTAGVYVIKITEEGKTATRKLVIK
- a CDS encoding acyl transferase: MISQEDIFQINSKKEFEKITLKVFRHQYDTNLVYQQFCNFLKKDKNNVKSITEIPFLPIQFFKSHNVLSSSETIQQTFTSSGTTRMQTSKHLVTDVSWYEMSYRLGFSEFYGNIEDYCVLALLPSYLERDGSSLIYMVEDLIQSSNHEDSGFYLNNYDELISKLIELDNLGQNVILIGVTYALLDLIEKQKFKLKNTIIMETGGMKGKRKEMIREELHTILREGFGVSKIHSEYGMTELLSQAYSLGDGVFECPPWMQILIRDTEDALTCVSEGKTGGINVIDLANINSCSFIATQDLGKKNPNHSFEVLGRFDHSDIRGCNLMVI
- the tyrS gene encoding tyrosine--tRNA ligase gives rise to the protein MKNLVEELRWRGLFHDMMPGTEEQLLKEATTAYIGFDPTADSLHIGSLVQIILLMHLRKSGHKAIALVGGATGMIGDPSGKSNERNLLDEATLNHNVEGIKRVLSRFLDFDEKDENAPILVNNYDWMKDFSFIDFARDIGKRITVNYMMSKDSVKKRLSGEEGAEGMSFTEFTYQLIQGYDFYHLNKHHNCLLQMGGSDQWGNITTGTELVRRMNVGNEEKSKAFALTTPLITKADGSKFGKSEGGNVWLDADKTSVYKFYQFWLNSTDVDAEKYIKIFTFLDKETIEKLIAEHNEAPHLRALQKRLAEEITVMVHSAADLENAIAASNAFFSPSMDELKKLDEKTFLEVFDGVPQAEISMEDLNAGIDMIAALAAKTNFLASNSDARRELKQNSISLNKEKVGEDKIITKEDLINNQFLLLQKGKKNYYVIKVK
- a CDS encoding NAD-dependent epimerase/dehydratase family protein; amino-acid sequence: MILVTGATGLVGSHLLVQLLQENEAVKALFRSEKQIEKTKNVFSFHNQLELFDKINWVKGDITDIPSLEIAFEKVTHVYHCAALISFDPRDEDELRKINIEGTANIVNCCIDFGIKKLCHVSSIAALGNPKEHETTITEETEWNPEELHSDYAITKYGAEMEVFRGHQEGLEVVIVNPGVIFGYGFPKRGSDVIIQSVRRGTSFYTKGFVGIVFVDDVTKCMMQLMKSDINGERFTLVGENIEVKKLLKFIAKEINVKSPSINATKSMTSIAWRLDWLISKIANRKRKITRNTAAALHETLIYDTSKIKSEFEFEFQEKEEYLKTILKH
- a CDS encoding DUF4296 domain-containing protein → MKPLLFLFVSLLLFSCSKNPAPKPENLLDEEVMVDIIFDIAILQAADGNMPYKLAEANINANQYVFKKYKIDSITYSQNQRYYASDSRKYKKIYKKVIERLDLEQKKMNDTTKATNASDDVKKSFSVSE